Proteins found in one Drosophila innubila isolate TH190305 chromosome X, UK_Dinn_1.0, whole genome shotgun sequence genomic segment:
- the LOC117793426 gene encoding uncharacterized protein LOC117793426, whose translation MTFIWAIAYLLHTMIYQCQRLGMTVIWAYVVAISIEGLRIYCGFVLNLYPSVPHAKWLFIAVVALCLPLLAVLWYLRVALEFERNWIAIIWNMFVIFIGLEIPVVCMFWPKSQHKSRDWPNIESLLAEQHHYRRRR comes from the exons ATGACATTTATATGGGCAATCGCTTATCTGCTGCACACCATGATCTAC CAATGTCAACGTCTTGGAATGACCGTAATTTGGGCCTATGTGGTGGCTATAAGTATTGAAGGATTGCGCATCTATTGTGGCTTTGTGCTGAATCTCTATCCCAGTGTACCGCATGCCAAGTGGTTGTTCATTGCGGTGGTGGCATTATGTCTCCCACTGTTGGCTGTATTGTGGTATCTGCGAGTGGCACTGGAATTTGAAAGGAACTGGATAGCGATCATTTGGAATATGTTTGTGATCTTCATTGGACTGGAGATACCTGTTGTGTGTATGTTCTGGCCGAAATCGCAGCACAAATCACGGGACTGGCCAAATATTGAGTCACTGCTGGCAGAACAACATCATtatcgacgtcgacgttga
- the LOC117782941 gene encoding mucin-5AC isoform X1 has product MSNRKKALSERQLETTNEAGELSPKEAATAATLTPTTPTLKSAIQIELKQPTTTPKTTATTNKTTVTSVKSEPATPTITSPKSTPATPKMTTTIQTSTAAISTKSEPATTATAITSPKSTPATPKLAITPATAKIATTTVAKTEPATAAITAKTETATIISSPKSTPATPKLTTTTTTGQNKSEPATPIAISPKSTPATPKTAAATTAEKLAATVAKPTITKTTATTPKEQSGNAAKTTVVMTTASTTATAQTATATGKSKLFETTTTTIAKTAAATTTAAPKINNGQTAKSPEQQQATTTAATAAAAAAAAAETKINKTTHNNERQQQQQQQQQQPPDNAAATAAAATEKTAAATFKQQTETKTKLTEIVEPKSKVQSPKTTKPKTATPAATAAKKKVTAAATTPTATALPDSNVTPINADQFITLAPTKAAIAAATNASSPATATATATAAAAATATASATIAATAAATTPTTAAIITTIATTAAATSDKIRTIAAAATTATVVAAAAAADRDVDEDDNSCGEGVGNNLSKFATVSNLAQCLRDVDAELEDYIPSSAENSEDSDDDDNSFGDSSSANGCATNLSASMKKKQRKEKKKLKQAKDAATPARFDPQKKIKIDTTSKCYVKEEAPRYPLVATPRPLWKREKIVYSDENTDDESSSEGSSEATGGSIDDDSDDDDSDACTSNSSSSEEFDDEATAAAVASKQPHVAAVATATATATSQVSTLTACTSGSASTSVSASSSPSIIRMSTCSNDSGFEGGTAPSSPKKMLETSYTYSQFQKSGRFTAPATVIPRFKNYSVDDFHFLAVLGKGSFGKVLLAELRDTTYYYAIKCLKKDVVLEDDDVDSTLIERKVLALGTKHPYLCHLFCTFQTESHLFFVMEYLNGGDLMFHIQESGRFSEERARFYGAEIISGLKFLHKKGIIYRDLKLDNVLLDYEGHVRIADFGMCKLQIYLDKTADSFCGTPDYMAPEIIKGEKYNQNVDWWSFGVLLYEMLIGQSPFSGCDEDELFWSICNEIPWFPVYISAEATGILKGLLDKDYTKRIGSQYSPAGDIADHIFFRPIDWKLLEKRQIEPPFKPQVKHPLDTQYFDRVFTRERVRLTPIDKEILASMDQKQFHGFTYTNPHITLD; this is encoded by the exons ATGAGCAATCGGAAGAAAGCGCTGAGCGAGCGACAACTGGAGACGACCAACGAGGCGGGCGAATTGTCGCCgaaagaagcagcaacagcagcaacactaaCACCAACAACGCCCACGCTAAAGTCAGCAATTCAAATTGAGCTCaagcaaccaacaacaacgcccaaaacaacagcaacaacgaacAAAACAACAGTAACCTCAGTCAAATCCGAgccagcaacaccaacaataacTTCTCCGAAATCCACGCCAGCAACACCAAAGATGACAACAACTATACAGACCTCCACAGCGGCAATATCGACTAAATCCGAACCGGCAACGACAGCAACTGCAATAACTTCGCCCAAATCCACGCCAGCAACACCCAAGCTAGCAAT CACGCCAGCAACAGCTaagatagcaacaacaactgtagcTAAAACTGagccagcaacagctgcaattaCTGCTAAAACCGAAACGGCAACAATCATAAGCTCACCCAAATCCACGCCAGCAACACccaaactaacaacaacaacaacaacaggccaAAACAAATCAGAGCCAGCAACACCAATAGCAATCTCACCAAAGAGTACACCAGCAACACCAAAGACGGCAGCTGCCACAACAGCTGAAAAActagcagcaactgttgcaaagccaacaataacaaagacaacagcaacaacgccaAAAGAacagtctggcaacgctgcaaAGACAACTGTAGTCATGACAACcgcatcaacaacagcaactgcacaaacagcaacagcaacaggcaaaTCAAAACTGTTCgaaacgacgacaacaacaatagcgaaaactgcggcagcaacaacgacggcagcgccaaaaataaataacgggCAAACAGCCAAGTCACctgaacaacaacaggcaacgacaacagcagcaacagcagcagcagcagcggcagcagcagcagaaacgaaaataaataaaacaacgcATAATAAtgagcgacaacaacagcagcagcagcagcaacagcaaccaccaGACAACGCAGCAGcgacggcagcggcagcaacagaaaaaacGGCGGCAGCaacatttaaacaacaaaCGGAAACTAAAACGAAATTGACGGAAATTGTTGAGCCAAAGTCAAAGGTGCAATCACCGAAAACGACAAAGCCAAAAACAGCgacgccagcagcaacagcagccaaaaaGAAAGtcacagcagcggcaacaactccgacagcaacagcattgcCAGACAGCAATGTGACCCCAATCAATGCCGATCAATTTATAACGTTGGCCCCCACTAAGGCGGCCATTGCAGCGGCCACAAATGCGTCATCgccggcaacagcaacagcaactgcaacagcagcagcagcagcaacagcaacagcaagtgcaacaattgcagcgacggcagcagcgacaacgcctacaacagcagcaataatcacaacaatagcaacaacagcagcagcaacaagcgaCAAGATACGAACTATTGCTGCTGCAGCGACAACAGCGActgttgttgcggctgctgctgctgctgacagaGACGTAGACGAAGACGACAACAGCTGCGGCGAAGGCGTCGGCAATAATTTATCAAAGTTTGCAACAGTATCGAATTTGGCACAGTGTCTGCGAGACGTTGACGCCGAGCTAGAGGACTATATACCCTCGTCGGCGGAAAATAGCGAAGatagcgacgacgacgacaacagtTTTGGCGATTCCTCCAGCGCGAACGGTTGTGCCACCAATCTTAGTGCCAGCATGAAGAAGAAACAGCGCaaggagaagaagaaattGAAACAGGCTAAAGATGCCGCAACGCCAGCACGTTTTGATCCGcagaagaaaatcaaaatcgaTACGACTAGCAAATGTTATGTGAAAGAGGAGGCGCCACGTTATCCACTGGTTGCCACACCGCGTCCACTGTGGAAGCGTGAGAAGATCGTCTATTCCGATGAGAATACGGATGATGAGAGCAGCTCCGAGGGCAGCAGCGAGGCGACTGGCGGCTCCATCGATGACGAtagcgatgatgatgatagcGATGCTTGCACCAGCAACAGCTCCAGTTCCGAGGAGTTTGACGATGaggcaactgctgctgctgttgccagcaAACAGCCGCATGTTGCCGCCgtcgcaacagcaacagcaacagctacaagtCAAGTCTCCACTTTAACGGCTTGCACTTCCGGTTCGGCTTCCACCTCAGTGTCTGCGTCGAGTTCACCTTCGATTATACGGATGAGCACGTGCAGCAATGATTCCGGCTTCGAGGGCGGCACAGCACCGTCCAGTCCCAAAAAGATGTTGG AAACATCATATACATATTCACAATTCCAAAAATCCGGACGTTTTACGGCGCCAGCAACAGTAATACCTAGATTTAAGAATTATTCGGTAgatgattttcattttctggCTGTCCTTGGCAAAGGAAGTTTCGGCAAG GTACTGCTGGCTGAGTTACGTGATACAACATATTATTATGCCATCAAGTGCCTGAAGAAGGATGTTGTGCTGGAGGACGATGACGTCGATTCAACGTTAATTGAGCGCAAAGTTTTGGCCCTGGGCACAAAGCATCCATATCTATGCCATCTGTTTTGCACATTTCAAACAGAG AGCCATTTGTTCTTTGTGATGGAGTATCTAAATGGCGGAGATCTCATGTTCCATATACAGGAGAGCGGACGATTTTCAGAAGAACGTGCGCGTTTCTACGGTGCCGAAATCATATCCGGGCTCAAGTTCTTACACAAAAAGGGCATTATCTATAG GGATCTCAAATTGGACAATGTATTGCTGGACTATGAGGGTCATGTGCGTATTGCCGATTTTGGTAtgtgcaaattgcaaatatatttgGATAAGACCGCCGATAGTTTTTGCGGCACACCCGATTACATGGCGCCCGAAATCATCAAG GGTGAAAAATACAATCAAAATGTGGATTGGTGGTCATTTGGTGTGCTGCTCTACGAAATGCTAATCGGACAATCTCCATTTAGTGGCTGCGATGAGGACGAACTCTTCTGGTCGATATGCAATGAAATTCCATGGTTTCCCGTCTATATATCAGCCGAGGCAACGGGCATACTCAAGGGG cTGCTGGACAAGGATTATACGAAACGCATTGGCTCGCAATATAGTCCAGCTGGCGATATAGCCGATCATATATTCTTCAGGCCCATCGATTGGAAACTACTGGAGAAACGTCAAATTGAGCCGCCCTTCAAGCCACAAGTG aAACATCCATTGGATACGCAATATTTCGATCGAGTATTTACCCGAGAGCGTGTTCGTCTCACGCCCATCGATAAGGAGATTCTTGCATCCATGGATCAGAAACAGTTCCATGGATTTACCTATACAAATCCGCACATTACTTTGGACTAG
- the LOC117785834 gene encoding ubiquitin-conjugating enzyme E2-16 kDa-like: MDAKNRLCKELHELIRLHPVDWCAWPVSGDLMQWEAAILGERGTSYYLGVFSLRLQFNKYYPFIPPRVNFTTKIYHCNIDLDGYICWDLLTTKWTARVTVATIIDAVRDLMRQPNADDPCDEMMAALYRDNRGLYTSNAINWTRRYAGASNMTLPRWLIVCQRFSFEYLYDTAEDETEEEDDEEDEEDELPVDTLSSRAL, encoded by the coding sequence ATGGACGCGAAGAATCGCTTATGTAAGGAACTCCATGAATTAATTCGACTGCATCCGGTTGATTGGTGTGCGTGGCCCGTTAGCGGAGATCTGATGCAATGGGAGGCGGCCATTTTGGGTGAGAGGGGTACGTCCTATTATTTGGGAGTATTCTCGCTGAGGCTGCAGTTCAACAAGTATTATCCATTTATACCGCCACGTGTGAACTTCACAACGAAAATCTATCATTGTAACATCGATTTGGATGGTTACATCTGCTGGGATCTATTGACCACCAAATGGACTGCTCGTGTCACGGTCGCCACAATTATCGATGCCGTGCGTGACCTGATGCGTCAACCGAATGCCGATGATCCCTGCGATGAGATGATGGCTGCCCTCTATCGGGACAATCGTGGTCTCTACACTAGCAATGCCATCAATTGGACTCGGAGATATGCGGGTGCATCGAATATGACCTTGCCACGGTGGTTGATCGTATGTCAACGTTTCAGCTTTGAATATCTATATGATACGGCAGAGGATGAGACCGAGGAGGAAGATGATGAAGAGGATGAAGAGGACGAGCTGCCAGTGGATACGTTGAGTTCACGTGCACTCTAA
- the LOC117782941 gene encoding putative protein kinase C delta type homolog isoform X2 → MMFTRAQVRKQKATSSSSSQRPRSSGGSSRHDVRYKQSSSSSSGAGSGISGSSAGGTRRDRERERERDCDDHYNNHYHYGKQHSFELPRQHSKEEAYTRDRDRERDRDRDREREIGGAAGGGSGAGGGGVPGGGGYVDRRTRPRSITNRRGAIKHQKTHDINGHRFVAKFFRQPTFCAFCNLFLWGFGKQGYQCIICQTVVHKKCHEKLLGKCSGSVFNSASTILLRERFKIDMPHRFKPHTFMSPTFCDHCGSLMGGFFIQGLKCEECDVNCHKKCERLTANLCGVNQKLIVEALNHVKRGAREARDSPSTPPSSNPAYKIEPNDEHDETSYTYSQFQKSGRFTAPATVIPRFKNYSVDDFHFLAVLGKGSFGKVLLAELRDTTYYYAIKCLKKDVVLEDDDVDSTLIERKVLALGTKHPYLCHLFCTFQTESHLFFVMEYLNGGDLMFHIQESGRFSEERARFYGAEIISGLKFLHKKGIIYRDLKLDNVLLDYEGHVRIADFGMCKLQIYLDKTADSFCGTPDYMAPEIIKGEKYNQNVDWWSFGVLLYEMLIGQSPFSGCDEDELFWSICNEIPWFPVYISAEATGILKGLLDKDYTKRIGSQYSPAGDIADHIFFRPIDWKLLEKRQIEPPFKPQVKHPLDTQYFDRVFTRERVRLTPIDKEILASMDQKQFHGFTYTNPHITLD, encoded by the exons ATGATGTTCACCCGCGCCCAAGTGCGCAAGCAGAAGGCAACCAGTTCCAGCAGCAGCCAGAGACCACGAAGCTCCGGCGGCTCCTCACGTCATGAT GTACGCTATAAACAGAGCTCctccagcagcagcggcgCTGGCAGCGGGATTAGCGGGTCCAGTGCTGGAGGTACGCGTCGTGATCgtgaacgggaacgggaacgtgACTGTGATGATCACTACAATAATCACTATCATTATGGCAAGCAGCATTCCTTTGAGCTACCGCGCCAACACTCCAAGGAGGAGGCCTACACACGTGACAGGGACAGAGAAAGggatagagatagagacagagagagggaaatTGGcggtgctgctggtggtggcAGTGGTGCAGGTGGCGGTGGTGTCCCAGGTGGTGGTGGCTATGTCGATAGACGCACACGACCGCGCAGCATTACCAATCGGCGTGGTGCCATCAAACATCAAAA AACCCACGACATTAATGGACATCGCTTTGTGGCCAAGTTCTTTCGCCAGCCCACTTTCTGTGCCTTTTGCAATCTCTTTCTTTGGGGCTTTGGCAAACAGGGCTACCAATGCATAA TCTGCCAGACGGTCGTGCACAAAAAATGCCATGAGAAGCTGCTGGGGAAATGCTCCGGTTCCGTTTTTAACTCAGCCAGCACAATT CTGCTGCGTGAACGCTTTAAGATCGACATGCCACATCGCTTTAAGCCGCACACCTTCATGTCACCCACGTTTTGTGATCATTGTGGTTCGCTGATGGGCGGATTCTTTATACAGGGTCTTAAGTGCGAAG AATGTGACGTGAATTGTCACAAGAAATGCGAACGGCTCACGGCCAATTTATGCGGCGTCAATCAGAAACTCATCGTCGAGGCGCTCAACCACGTAAAACGAG GCGCACGTGAGGCAAGGGATTCACCCAGCACACCGCCCAGCTCAAATCCTGCCTATAAGATAGAGCCCAACGATGAACACGATG AAACATCATATACATATTCACAATTCCAAAAATCCGGACGTTTTACGGCGCCAGCAACAGTAATACCTAGATTTAAGAATTATTCGGTAgatgattttcattttctggCTGTCCTTGGCAAAGGAAGTTTCGGCAAG GTACTGCTGGCTGAGTTACGTGATACAACATATTATTATGCCATCAAGTGCCTGAAGAAGGATGTTGTGCTGGAGGACGATGACGTCGATTCAACGTTAATTGAGCGCAAAGTTTTGGCCCTGGGCACAAAGCATCCATATCTATGCCATCTGTTTTGCACATTTCAAACAGAG AGCCATTTGTTCTTTGTGATGGAGTATCTAAATGGCGGAGATCTCATGTTCCATATACAGGAGAGCGGACGATTTTCAGAAGAACGTGCGCGTTTCTACGGTGCCGAAATCATATCCGGGCTCAAGTTCTTACACAAAAAGGGCATTATCTATAG GGATCTCAAATTGGACAATGTATTGCTGGACTATGAGGGTCATGTGCGTATTGCCGATTTTGGTAtgtgcaaattgcaaatatatttgGATAAGACCGCCGATAGTTTTTGCGGCACACCCGATTACATGGCGCCCGAAATCATCAAG GGTGAAAAATACAATCAAAATGTGGATTGGTGGTCATTTGGTGTGCTGCTCTACGAAATGCTAATCGGACAATCTCCATTTAGTGGCTGCGATGAGGACGAACTCTTCTGGTCGATATGCAATGAAATTCCATGGTTTCCCGTCTATATATCAGCCGAGGCAACGGGCATACTCAAGGGG cTGCTGGACAAGGATTATACGAAACGCATTGGCTCGCAATATAGTCCAGCTGGCGATATAGCCGATCATATATTCTTCAGGCCCATCGATTGGAAACTACTGGAGAAACGTCAAATTGAGCCGCCCTTCAAGCCACAAGTG aAACATCCATTGGATACGCAATATTTCGATCGAGTATTTACCCGAGAGCGTGTTCGTCTCACGCCCATCGATAAGGAGATTCTTGCATCCATGGATCAGAAACAGTTCCATGGATTTACCTATACAAATCCGCACATTACTTTGGACTAG